The Phacochoerus africanus isolate WHEZ1 chromosome X, ROS_Pafr_v1, whole genome shotgun sequence genome has a segment encoding these proteins:
- the LOC125118095 gene encoding testis-expressed protein 13A-like produces MALNPEDSSGGFQHHMVVAFINEKMARHAKGPEFYLDNIILSWEEVEDKLRVILETSEVPSEAKEACAWGSLALGVPFARRQGQLHGRRVQWLHDFAKLHKSAAQALASDLKLLTSQLEMERKEAAFRLQLAHTSLAEVQKERDLLRAQPEPVAEGPGLATAAGAGTEGAGEEREEASTAATTATAFGAAGGGGSHKDAERAETEELSEDLNLMQLLGAVDQKDYTSGRQREGDLGSTDTAMFYFPETLKPEPTRDRRDSDPHQQRRPPVFRRPGDWDCPWCKAVNFSRREVCFCCGRGIWLQTPQ; encoded by the exons ATGGCTTTGAACCCCGAAGACTCCAGTGGTGGGTTCCAGCATCACATGGTCGTGGCTTTCATCAACGAGAAAATGGCCAGGCACGCGAAAGGCCCTGAGTTCTACCTGGATAATATAATCCTGTcctgggaggaggtggaggacaAGCTCAGGGTCATCCTGGAGACCAGTGAGGTGCCCAGCGAGGCCAAAGAGGCCTGTGCCTGgggcagcctggccctgggcGTGCCCTTTGCCCGCAGGCAGGGCCAGTTACACGGGCGCAGGGTGCAGTGGCTGCACGACTTCGCCAAACTGCACAAGTCGGCCGCACAGGCTTTGGCCTCAGACCTGAAGTTGCTCACGTCGCAACTGGAGATGGAGCGCAAGGAGGCGGCCTTCCGCCTGCAGCTGGCCCACACCAGCCTGGCCGAGGTGCAGAAAGAACGGGACCTCCTGAG GGCTCAGCCAGAGCCAGTTGCAGAGGGACCAGGCCTGGCCACTGCCGCTGGCGCTGGAACTGAAGGAGCaggtgaggagagagaggaggccagCACCGCAGCTACTACTGCTACTGCTTTCGGCGCCGCAGGAGGCGGAGGAAGTCACAAGGATGCGGAGAGGGCGGAAACAGAGGAGCTGAGTGAAGACCTTAACCTTATGCAGCTTCTCGGAGCTGTGGACCAGAAAGATTACACTTCtggcaggcagagggagggagatcTCGGGTCAACAGACACAGCCATGTTTTATTTCCCCGAGACCCTCAAGCCCGAGCCCACA AGAGACAGGAGAGACTCTGATCCCCATCAGCAGAGAAGACCTCCAGTATTTCGCAGGCCAGGGGACTGGGACTGCCCTTGGTGTAAAGCTGTGAATTTTTCACGGAGGGAAGTTTGCTTCTGCTGTGGGAGGGGTATCTGGCTGCAAACCCCTCAGTGA